The following are from one region of the Stanieria sp. NIES-3757 genome:
- a CDS encoding putative methyltransferase yields MNDSLLNNSLFSSDSAIFLEMLNIPIYCNLLWSERDAAKNCPKGDLKLTYNAKTGLISNAAYDPNKLDYDQDYENSLHYSPRFQQYAESLAQELVERHQLQQKDIIEIGCGKGDFLISLAQLGDNRCVGFDPTYVPRVEHQSFASQVQFIQDFYSERYQDYQADLICCRHTLEHVIDPTQILQPLRKAIGNRTDTIIFFEVPNALYTFRHLAIWDLIYEHCCYYAPAAFVNAFINHGFDVKNVREVFDGQFICLEAVPITAAIGTNHGEVEPLTALEADLNDFTDKFAEKIAFWTKKLQEFAAKQQKVVAWGAGSKGVTFLNLLQDHNQIDYIVDLNPRKQGKFVAGSGQEIIAPEFLREYQPDVILVMNAIYEAEIRQLVSNLGIEPEYICV; encoded by the coding sequence ATGAACGATTCTCTGCTCAATAATTCTTTGTTTTCTTCTGATTCTGCAATATTTTTGGAAATGTTGAATATTCCCATTTATTGCAATTTACTGTGGTCAGAACGAGATGCAGCTAAAAATTGCCCTAAAGGAGATCTTAAACTAACCTATAATGCCAAAACGGGATTAATTAGTAATGCTGCTTACGATCCCAATAAACTAGATTATGACCAAGATTACGAAAATTCTTTACATTATTCGCCTCGTTTTCAACAATATGCTGAATCTTTAGCACAAGAATTAGTAGAACGCCATCAACTTCAGCAGAAAGATATTATTGAGATTGGTTGCGGTAAAGGAGATTTTTTGATTTCTCTAGCACAATTGGGTGATAATCGTTGTGTTGGCTTCGATCCTACTTATGTTCCAAGAGTAGAACATCAATCTTTTGCTTCACAAGTTCAGTTTATTCAAGATTTTTACTCAGAACGTTATCAAGATTATCAAGCAGATTTAATTTGTTGTCGTCATACTCTTGAACACGTCATCGATCCTACTCAAATACTACAACCGTTAAGAAAAGCTATTGGCAATCGTACAGATACCATTATTTTTTTTGAAGTTCCTAATGCACTCTACACTTTTCGTCATTTAGCGATTTGGGATTTGATTTACGAGCATTGTTGTTATTACGCACCTGCTGCATTTGTTAATGCTTTTATCAATCATGGTTTTGATGTTAAAAACGTTCGCGAAGTTTTTGATGGTCAATTTATTTGTTTAGAAGCAGTACCAATTACAGCAGCTATTGGTACTAATCACGGAGAAGTTGAACCTCTTACAGCTTTAGAAGCTGATTTAAATGATTTTACTGACAAATTTGCCGAAAAAATAGCATTTTGGACGAAAAAATTGCAAGAATTTGCTGCCAAACAACAAAAAGTAGTGGCTTGGGGTGCAGGTTCTAAAGGTGTTACTTTTCTCAATCTACTCCAAGACCACAATCAAATTGATTATATTGTTGATCTTAATCCTCGTAAACAAGGCAAATTTGTTGCTGGTAGTGGACAAGAAATCATTGCGCCCGAATTTTTAAGGGAGTATCAACCCGATGTCATCTTAGTGATGAATGCGATTTACGAAGCGGAAATTAGGCAATTAGTAAGTAACTTGGGTATAGAACCAGAATATATCTGTGTTTAA